In the Actinopolymorpha sp. NPDC004070 genome, CGGATTTTGAGGACCGGTGGCGGCGTGCTGTGGCTGATGCGGACAACCAGCGTAAGCGGCAGGGGCGTGAGTTGGAGCGGCAGCGTGGTGAGGTCGCGGCGAGTTTGGCGGCGCGGTGGTTGCCGGTGGTGGACAACCTGGACCGGGCGGTGGCGCATGCGCGGGCGGTGCGGCCGGAGGGGGAGCAGGACTCGTTGGTGGAGGGTGTTCGGGCGGTTTTGGAGCAGGCGGTGGCGGTGCTTGCCGGCCTGGGGTTTCCGCGTCAGGACGATGAGGTGGGTGCGGTGTTCGAC is a window encoding:
- a CDS encoding nucleotide exchange factor GrpE produces the protein MTEQKPEHPPDLDRPGASETDRQSAGEQPGPSGRDDALVEARARAADFEDRWRRAVADADNQRKRQGRELERQRGEVAASLAARWLPVVDNLDRAVAHARAVRPEGEQDSLVEGVRAVLEQAVAVLAGLGFPRQDDEVGAVFDPARHEAVASVPSAEVPAGTVLDVVSPGYGEGERQLRPAGVVVATKAA